Proteins from a genomic interval of Gossypium hirsutum isolate 1008001.06 chromosome A09, Gossypium_hirsutum_v2.1, whole genome shotgun sequence:
- the LOC107942913 gene encoding 2-hydroxy-palmitic acid dioxygenase mpo1, with protein MGKPGLLDLENHFAFYGAYHSNPINILIHTLFVWPIFFTSLILFYFTPAFYDLSQSGIFPSGINHALVLNYGSAFSIFLGLFYVVLDKKAGSLAALLCLACWVGASFIAAKLGYPLAWKVVLVSQLLCWTGQFLGHGIFEKRAPALLDNLVQALLMAPFFVLLEVLQSLFGYEPYPGFQMRVNAKIKAEIKEWQDKKQKKVS; from the exons ATGGGAAAGCCAGGATTGTTGGATCTTGAGAACCATTTTGCGTTTTATGGGGCATATCACAGTAACCCAATTAACATTTTGATACATACTTTATTTGTGTGGCCGATATTTTTCACATCTCTTATACTTTTCTACTTTACCCCAGCTTTCTATGATCTTTCTCAATCTGGGATTTTCCCTTCTGGAATTAATCATGCGTTGGTTCTCAATTATGGATCTGCTTTTTCTATTTTCCTAGGCTTGTTTTATGTAGTTTTGGATAAGAAAGCTGGGTCTTTGGCCGCTTTGCTGTGCTTAGCTTGCTGGGTTGGAGCTAGTTTCATCGCTGCAAAACTTGGCTATCCTCTGGCCTGGAAG GTTGTGCTGGTATCTCAATTGCTTTGTTGGACAGGACAGTTTCTTGGCCATGGAATTTTTGAG AAACGAGCACCCGCACTGTTGGACAATCTTGTTCAAGCTTTACTAATGGCTCCTTTCTTTGTTTTGCTGGAG GTTCTTCAATCATTATTCGGATACGAACCATATCCCGGTTTTCAGATGCGCGTAAATGCAAAGATCAAAGCCGAAATCAAGGAGTGGCAGGACAAGAAACAGAAAAAGGTTTCTTAG
- the LOC107942914 gene encoding cyclin-dependent kinase inhibitor 5, translating into MGKYIRKAKTAGGVAVMDVSQASLGVRTRAKTLALQRQKSLTSPATVASAPASGDGSYLQLRSRRLEKPPLVVHHHDSKRHKQQQQQQQGCKKDNFGQNPNPNSNSRVRVGSEKKKEGEVGSQDIVQEDNGNDNIINYSNLNNDNNNESNDFGGVEASFGENVLDIEARERGTRESTPCSLIRDPDSIRTPGSTTRPTRSAETNQRVQNSTRRHIPTSHEMDEFFTLAEVDQQRQFIEKYNFDPVKDKPLPGRYQWEKVDP; encoded by the exons ATGGGGAAGTACATTAGGAAGGCCAAAACGGCAGGGGGAGTTGCCGTAATGGATGTCTCGCAGGCTTCCCTCGGTGTTCGGACCCGAGCCAAAACCCTCGCACTTCAACGCCAGAAATCTTTGACTTCTCCGGCTACGGTTGCTTCGGCTCCGGCTTCAGGAGACGGCTCGTATCTACAGCTTCGGAGTCGACGGTTAGAGAAGCCGCCGCTTGTGGTACACCACCATGATTCGAAGAGGCACAAGCAGCAGCAACAGCAACAACAGGGGTGTAAGAAGGATAACTTTGGACAGAATCCTAACCCTAATTCGAATTCTAGGGTTCGAGTGGGTAgcgaaaagaaaaaggaaggtgAAGTTGGAAGCCAAGACATTGTGCAAGAAGACAATGGAAatgataatattattaactaCAGCAATCTTAACAACGATAATAATAATGAAAGCAATGATTTTGGTGGTGTTGAAGCTTCTTTTGGAGAAAATGTTTTGGATATTGAAGCTAGAGAGAG GGGCACTAGGGAATCAACTCCATGCAGCTTGATAAGGGACCCAGACAGTATAAGAACCCCGGGTTCAACTACTAGGCCAACCAGATCAGCCGAGACTAACCAAAGAGTACAGAATTCAACGCGGCGACACATCCCAACATCACATGAAATGGATGAGTTCTTTACTCTTGCAGAAGTAGACCAGCAAAGACAATTCATCGAGAA GTACAACTTTGATCCAGTGAAAGATAAGCCACTTCCAGGGCGTTATCAGTGGGAGAAAGTGGACCCCTAG